DNA from Sphingomonas sp. SUN039:
AAGCGGGGATCATGCTGACCGGCACCGAGGTGAAATCGCTGCGTTTCGGCGAGGGGTCGATTGCCGAATCCTACGCCGAAGTGAAGGGCGGCGAGGTGTGGCTCGTCAACTCCAACGTGCCCGAATACAGCCACGGCAACCGCGAAAACCACGAACCGAAACGCCCGCGTAAATTGCTGCTCAACGAGCGCGAGATCGAGAAACTGCACAAGGCGATTTCGCGCGAGGGGATGACGCTGGTCCCGCTGTCGATCTATTTCAACGGTCGCGGGCGCGCCAAGGTCGAGCTCGCCATCGGCAAGGGCCGCAAGCATCAGGACAAGCGCGAATACGAGAAGGAAAAGGACTGGAAACGCGAATCCGCGCGCATTTTGCGGGATCGCGGATGAACGCTGCCCCCGCCCAGCTCGCCAAGATCGCCGCGCGCATCCCCGCGCAGACTGCCGACCGACTCGTCGGCGCGGCGGTCGCGGGCGGGGCCATCCTGTCGGGCTGGATCGTGTTCAAGGCGGTCGGCCAGCCAGCCATTGCCGCCGCGTTCGGCGGCACGGTGATCGCGCTCGGCGTGTTGCTCCTGCTCGCCCGCCATCTCTATCCCCCACCCGCGCGCGCCGAGCGGATGACCGACTGGGCGCTGGTCCGCGACGCCGCCGACAATGGCGAAACGGCGTTGGCCGTCATCGACCGCAACGGGCGACTGGTGTGCACGAATGCGCTCTATGACCAGTGGTTTGGCAGCGCGGTGCCGACTGACCTGGGCGCCGAACGGGCCGATCTCGTCGGCGCAGGCCGCGCGGCGTGGCGTGACGGGCATCTCGCGCTCACCGCCCGCATCGCCACCCGCAATGTCACGCTCGACATCGCGCGCAGCGGGCAGGGCGACGATTGCCTCGTCTGGCGGTTCCGCGAGGGGGTCGAAGGCAATCCCGCCGCCGCTCTGCCCGCGCTGCTCGACACCGGCTGGGGCGACAGGCTGGGCGCGGCGGGCATCATGATTGCGCTGATCGGCGGCGAGGGGCGGGTGCGCGCCGCCAATCGCGTGATGATCCTGCGTGCCACCGGCCGCACCGATGCCCCGATTGCGGGCCGCGATTTCGTGACCCTGCTGACTTCGTCGAGCGACGGCGCGATCCGGTTTGCGCAGGAAGGGCTGACAGGCCTGCCGCTGCGGCTGCTCCAGATTCCGCTCGATACGGGCCGCGAGGACGGCGACCGCATCATCGTGCTGATCGACGATGAGGGGGGCAGCGGCACGGGCACCGACGTTCCACTGCAGATGCTGTTGTCGATGCTCCCACTCGGGTTGGCGCTTGCCGACCGCGACGGGCGGTTTCTCTATCTGAACGACGCTTTCGTTCGCGCGGCGGGCGTCGCACCCAATGCCACCCCCGTCTATCCCGGCGACCTCGTCATCCGCGAGGACAAGGCCGCCGTCGCCGACGCCGTGCGCCGCTTTGCCAATGGACAAGCGGTTTCGGGCGACATTGCGGTGCGTCTGAAGGACCGGCCCGACGACCCCGTCGCGCTGACTATCGCGGGCGCGCGCGGGCTGGGTGAGGCGGCAGTGCTGCTAAGCCTCAAGGACAATAGCGAGGAATCGAAACTCCAGCGCCAAGTCGCCCAAGCCACCAAGATGCAGGCGGTCGGCCAGCTCGCGGGCGGCGTCGCGCATGATTTCAACAATATCCTGACCGGCATCCTCGGCCATTGCGACCTGATGCTGATGCGCCACACGCCGGGCGACAGCGATTACGACGATATCCAGCAAATCCGCAACAATTCGAACCGCGCGGCGGGGCTGACGCGGCAATTGCTCGCCTTCTCACGGCAACAGACGTTACGCCCGCAAGTGCTTCAGTTACCTGACGTAGTGTCCGAAGTTTCGAACCTGCTCCAGCGCCTGCTGGGCGAGACCGTCGACCTCGTCATCAACCACGGCCGCGCGCTGGGCGCGGTGCGCGCCGACCCGGGCCAGATCGAACAGGTCATCGTCAATCTGGTCGTCAACGCCCGCGACGCCATTCAGGCCAAGGGCGACAAGGCCGGGAAGGTGACGCTCAAGACCTACCGCGTCACCGCCGACGAAGTCCGCAAGCTCGACAGCGACTTCCTGCCCGTCGCCGATTACACCGCGCTCAGCGTGTCCGACACCGGCACCGGCATCGCACCCGAAAACCTTTCGAAAATCTTCGAACCCTTCTTCACGACCAAGGACGTGGGGAAGGGAACGGGCCTCGGCCTCTCCACCGTCTATGGCATCGTCAAGCAATCGGGCGGGTTCATCTTCGCCGATTCCGAACTGGGGCAGGGCACGACCTTTTCGGTGTTCCTGCCCGTCCATTTCGAGGCCGAAGCCAAACCCGCGCCCGTCGCCACCCCCGCCGCCAAGCCCGCCGAGCTCTGGGGCACCGGCACGATCCTGCTCGTCGAGGACGAAGACATGGTCCGCGCGGTCGCCGAACGCGCGCTCGTGCGCCACGGCTACACGGTACTCACCGCCGCGCACGGCGAGGAAGCGATGGCGATCCTGGGCACCGGCACGAAGATCGACCTGATCGTCTCCGACGTCGTCATGCCGACGATGGACGGCCCGACGCTGGGCCGCGCGGCGCGGGCGGAGTTCCCCGACCTGCCGATCCTGTTCATGTCGGGCTATGCCGAGGAACAGCTGCGGAAAACGATCGACCTCGACCGGATGGGGTTCATCCCGAAACCGTTCTCGGTGAAGGCGCTGGCCGAAGCGGTGCAGGCGACGCTGGCGTTGTAGAAGGGAAGAAGGGTGGTTCACCCGAAGCCCCGAAAAGGGCAGCCCGTCCCCCGTCATTCCCGCGTAAGCGGGAACCCAACTCCCGAAGGAC
Protein-coding regions in this window:
- the smpB gene encoding SsrA-binding protein SmpB, translating into MARPRPEQVKAKTVAENRRARYDYAIEDTYEAGIMLTGTEVKSLRFGEGSIAESYAEVKGGEVWLVNSNVPEYSHGNRENHEPKRPRKLLLNEREIEKLHKAISREGMTLVPLSIYFNGRGRAKVELAIGKGRKHQDKREYEKEKDWKRESARILRDRG
- a CDS encoding ATP-binding protein, which translates into the protein MNAAPAQLAKIAARIPAQTADRLVGAAVAGGAILSGWIVFKAVGQPAIAAAFGGTVIALGVLLLLARHLYPPPARAERMTDWALVRDAADNGETALAVIDRNGRLVCTNALYDQWFGSAVPTDLGAERADLVGAGRAAWRDGHLALTARIATRNVTLDIARSGQGDDCLVWRFREGVEGNPAAALPALLDTGWGDRLGAAGIMIALIGGEGRVRAANRVMILRATGRTDAPIAGRDFVTLLTSSSDGAIRFAQEGLTGLPLRLLQIPLDTGREDGDRIIVLIDDEGGSGTGTDVPLQMLLSMLPLGLALADRDGRFLYLNDAFVRAAGVAPNATPVYPGDLVIREDKAAVADAVRRFANGQAVSGDIAVRLKDRPDDPVALTIAGARGLGEAAVLLSLKDNSEESKLQRQVAQATKMQAVGQLAGGVAHDFNNILTGILGHCDLMLMRHTPGDSDYDDIQQIRNNSNRAAGLTRQLLAFSRQQTLRPQVLQLPDVVSEVSNLLQRLLGETVDLVINHGRALGAVRADPGQIEQVIVNLVVNARDAIQAKGDKAGKVTLKTYRVTADEVRKLDSDFLPVADYTALSVSDTGTGIAPENLSKIFEPFFTTKDVGKGTGLGLSTVYGIVKQSGGFIFADSELGQGTTFSVFLPVHFEAEAKPAPVATPAAKPAELWGTGTILLVEDEDMVRAVAERALVRHGYTVLTAAHGEEAMAILGTGTKIDLIVSDVVMPTMDGPTLGRAARAEFPDLPILFMSGYAEEQLRKTIDLDRMGFIPKPFSVKALAEAVQATLAL